The DNA sequence TGCGAAATGAGAGAATCCTGTTGAACAGATAGGACTGGTAGGCATGGACAAACATCATTGAAAGGTTTCTTGGAAGGTTAGACAGCGCACCCTCGGCAGTGCCGTGCTCTGCCATGTATCCCAGAAGAGAGCGTTCATAGATCAGGTGACGGGGAAATTCATTGAGGGACTCTGCCGGATCGGAGTGCCTGCCAAAATTGACACGGTAATCCTCGGTGTCATATTCCGGATCGTAAATGTACTTCCTGACTGCAGCCTCATAGTCCCCCATTACCAGCAACCTCCCTATTTCATGCGTATTGGCCCTGATGGACCCGAATCTTTGCGGACCAAAGAAATTTGGAAACCCGCCCCTGCCCCTGACATCTTCATATGTTTCCATTCCCCGACTGACAGATGCGCGTTGGCCATCCTCTTCTGTGATAGCTATGGTAAAGGCATTTCCGATGAGATCTCCAAGCCTTATCATCTTGTCTGTCCTGAACGCCTCAATAACTTCGGCATCACCTATCTGGAGCAACCCCGGATTTTCCGGCGTGTTTATGCAGAAATACTGTGTCGTAACCGCAAACTTGTCCTTGGTCCCGGCGTAAGTGATTCTCTTCCTGCTTATTCTGAGGTGCCTTGCCAGAGTTATGAGAAATTTATTGGTGTCCCACTCCCTGAGCCGCACCTTAAGTATCAGGTATTTTCCACCGTCGGTCCTGGCCAGCGGAGCCGGTATTTCCTCAACAATAAAATCCTCTGGAGTCCCCTTTATCTTTCCTCCCATGCCGGGAAGCGCGGAAAGAAAGCAGCCTATCCCATACTTCTCGTCCATCGATCTTCAGCCGGTTGTATTTACTGGCCTGTAGAGGTTGTCACGCTCCACGGGTATCATACCCAACTGCTTTATGCTGTTTATGATTGCCTCTTTTCTGAGGTTCCCGACCATTTTTCCCGTAGCTGGTATAACCTTCTCGTCATAAATGGTACCACCCCAGTCATTTGCGCCAAACAGGATAGCCATCTGTCCCATCTGAATCCCGTTGGTGAGCCATGAACTCTGTATAACCGGAAGTTCCCTGTTGAATACAATTCTTGAAATTGCTATATTCCTGAGCACGTCCATGCCGCCAGTCCTGTACCTGATTCCGGCTGTTTGCTGCAATTTCGTGTTTCCAGGTTCAAAATTCCATGGGGTAAAGGACATGAAGCCGTGGTACTTCTTTTGAAGTTCCAGGATGGAAAGGAGGTGTTCTGCCTTGTGCCTGCTCTCCTCGACGTGCCCGAACATCATTGTTGATGAAGTCTTTATGCCCAGCTTGTGTGCTTCTTCCATTACTGAAAGCCACTGTTTTCCGCTCCCTGAAGGCCTTCCAAGGATCTTGCGCACCTCATCCGAGAATATCTCTGCCCCGGCGCCAGGGATTGTCTCCAGTCCACTCCTGACAAGAATCTCCAGCAAATCCCCTACACTCATTCTTGACTTTCTTGAGATAAATGAAATTTCCGAAGTGGACAAACCATGGATGCCAAGCTTCGGGTATGTCCTGTGTATAAGACTGAACATGTCAGTATAATAATCGAGGTCCAGGTCGGGGTTCACGCCCCCCTGTATCAGGAGCTGTGTTATGCCAAGCTTCTCGTAGAACGGCCGTATCCGGTCCACCACCTGTTCCTTTGTCAGCAGGTAGGAGTCGTCCTCCTTCCCGGTCCTGTAAAAAGCGCAGAAGTTACACCTCACATTGCAGATGTTGGTGTAGTTGAGTATCATGTTTGAAACAAAAGACACCTTTTTACCGCTGATTTCAGCGGTTATGTTTGCTGCAAGCTTTCCGAGCATGTTCAGGTCAGCTTCATCATACATGAAAATTATGTCTTCCCTGTCCAGCTCTTCGCCTTTTTTCACCTTGTTGCCAATGTAGTCAAGCGACTGCGACGAAGCGATCATGATCCTTTAGCTTAAATCGATTATTAACTGTTTCCACGTTCCGTCTTTACCGGAGCACAAGCCCTGTAACCGAAACAATAAAATGCAAATGGTTATTAGTTCAATTCCACTTTTGGAGCCATGGAGCAGATCCAGTCATATCGCTATAAATACTGGGAAGAACGCCTCCGCGATGATCCTCTGATCTCAGCCGGGGATGCGAAGTCACTTGTATCA is a window from the Thermoplasmatales archaeon genome containing:
- the cofH_1 gene encoding FO synthase subunit 2, producing MIASSQSLDYIGNKVKKGEELDREDIIFMYDEADLNMLGKLAANITAEISGKKVSFVSNMILNYTNICNVRCNFCAFYRTGKEDDSYLLTKEQVVDRIRPFYEKLGITQLLIQGGVNPDLDLDYYTDMFSLIHRTYPKLGIHGLSTSEISFISRKSRMSVGDLLEILVRSGLETIPGAGAEIFSDEVRKILGRPSGSGKQWLSVMEEAHKLGIKTSSTMMFGHVEESRHKAEHLLSILELQKKYHGFMSFTPWNFEPGNTKLQQTAGIRYRTGGMDVLRNIAISRIVFNRELPVIQSSWLTNGIQMGQMAILFGANDWGGTIYDEKVIPATGKMVGNLRKEAIINSIKQLGMIPVERDNLYRPVNTTG
- the truD_1 gene encoding putative tRNA pseudouridine synthase D, translating into MDEKYGIGCFLSALPGMGGKIKGTPEDFIVEEIPAPLARTDGGKYLILKVRLREWDTNKFLITLARHLRISRKRITYAGTKDKFAVTTQYFCINTPENPGLLQIGDAEVIEAFRTDKMIRLGDLIGNAFTIAITEEDGQRASVSRGMETYEDVRGRGGFPNFFGPQRFGSIRANTHEIGRLLVMGDYEAAVRKYIYDPEYDTEDYRVNFGRHSDPAESLNEFPRHLIYERSLLGYMAEHGTAEGALSNLPRNLSMMFVHAYQSYLFNRILSFRIQAVGNSSQPMSGDRVIPVDEFFNPRSDPVRVTKFNIDKVSALIKENRARPIIPLFGYQSDFSQGDAGEIEHKVIDAEKVLPGNFRIKNYPDLSSSGDTRISSFMPRDFSISDDAILHFSLGRGMYATSLTRELLKGF